The Kribbella sp. HUAS MG21 genome includes the window CGGCACGTAGAGCGAGTGCACGCGGATCCCGCCGCAGGTCGCCGCGATCGCGCGCGGCTCCGGGTCCGGGAAGCCCGGCGCGCCCGCGACGCCGATCACCACGTCCTCGAGTCCGACCTTGGACAGCAGGGCGACGCCGTTCCACTGCGGGGCGCCGTACAGCCCGATGTCGTAGCCGCGATCGGTCAGCTCCTCGCCGAGCAGCGCGGTGAACGCGTCGTCGGCCAGCTTCGTCTCCTGCAGGCACACCACGTCCGGCTGCCGCTCGTCGAGCCAGTCGAGCAACCGCGGCATCCGCTGCTTGACCGAGTTCACATTCCAGGTCGCGACTCGCATCCGACCAAGGTAGCGGCAGCCGGGGACGATTTCAGCCGAGCTTGGGGGCGCGCCAGACGAGGGTGTTCAGCAGGTCGGTCGCCGGACGCTCCACGCAGTTGTTGTGCCGCGGCTTGTCCTTGCGTCCCCACGCGTCGTCCCCCAGCCACGACGGTACGCCGAACGGCAGGTCGGCCTGCGGCACGGGCGCATAGTCGGACTCGGCGAACTTCGCACCGTAGTTCGGTACGGCGTTGTCGCCGTCGGGATCGGGTGTGACGATCGCACGCAGGTCGGTGATCGCTTCGCGCCAGCTGTCCACGAGCGCCTGCGGGCTGCGGCTCGACGGGTGCGGCACCTCGAACACCGGCACGTCGGGCTTGTCCGCCCACAGCCGCACGGCCGAGCGGGCCTGCGCGCCGAAGGCGACGATCGCCTGCAGTTGCGGACCGGTGATCAGCTCGAGCAGCGTGTTCCGCCAGGCGAGGTGGTCGAGCCTCGACAGCAGCGGCGCGGCCTGTTGCGCGCGGGACGGCCGGAGCGCGTAGGCGTACGCGTTGACGAGCGCGTAGCTGCGCGTCAGCCCGAGCTTGGTCAGGAAGCCCTGCACGCGTTGCCCGGCGTCGCCGACCAGCGTCCGGCCGGCGACGCGTTCGGTCGGGCCGGGGTCGGACGCGATCGCGAGCAGCCGGGCGCTGCGGTTGAGCCGGCCGCGGTAGAAGACCGGGCCCCAGTCGTGCCAGAAGAATTGCCGGAAGTCCGCATAGCTGGGGACTTTCCCGAAGTGCCGTGCGACTGCCGCGGGCGGGCCCGGATCGAAATCGCCCATCGCAATACCTCCCCCTCGACGATACTCTCGGTAACAGGGGCGGTACGGGGGATTCTATGCGAGGGGGACTCATGTTTGTACTGCGTGGAACCGTGGTGACGATGCGGCCGGACGGGGCTGTTCTGCACGGCGGGGCGGTGTATGTCGGTGACGACGGGCTGATCGCCGCGGTCACCCCGGTGGACGCCGTACCGCCGGGCTTCGGGAATGCGCCGCGGATCGCGGCCGGCGGATTGATCTTTCCGGGGCTGATCGATCTGCACAGTCATTTGATGTACAACAGCCTGCCGTTGTGGACGGAGCCGTCGCGCACCGTTCCCTGGACCTCGCACAACCAGTGGGGCCGCGCGCCGACGTACAGCGCGCAGATCAGCCAGCCCGCCCGGCTACTCGGCGCGGCCGCGGGGCGTGCCCTGCTCAGGTACGTCGAGACGCGCGCGATCATCGGCGGTACGACGTCGATCCAGGGCAATCCGCGGGGCGCCGTACCGCCGGACAACGACCTGATCCGGAACGTCGACTCGGAGAAACTCGGGACCGCGGAGGATTTCATCCGGGTCAGCACGCTTGTTGCCGAGAGCAAGGAGGCGCTCGCGCCGTACGCGGCGGCGGTGGCCGCGGGGCGCGGATTCATCGCGCATTCGGCGGAGGGCTCGGATCCGAAACTGCGCTCCGAGTTCCGGTTGCTCGCCGAGGTCGGGGTGGTGACGCCGCAACTGGTGGCGATTCACGGGGGCGCGTTGAATGCCGAGGACTTCGCGGCGCTGAAAGCCGGGAATTCCAGCCTGGTGTGGTCGCCGTTCTCGAATCTCTGGCTGTACGGCGCGACGGCCGACGTGCGGGCCGCGCAGGCCGCCGGAGTACGTTTGTGCCTCGGGTCGGACTGGGGACCGTCGGGGACGCGCAACGTGCTGTGGGAGTTGAAGGTCGCGGACCTGTGGAACAAGGCGCATTCGGTTTTCACCGACGAGGAACTCGCCCGGATGGTGACCGCGAACCCGGGCGACGCGCTGACCGAGGTCTGGCCGCACCCGGTCGGCCGGCTCGAACGCGGCGCGCTCGCCGACCTGGTCGTCGTACGCCGCTCCCCCGGCAGCCCGTACCGCAGCCTGATCGAGGCGACCGAGACCGATGTCCGGCTGGTCGTCGTCGGTGGCCGGGCACGCTACGGGCTGCGCTCGATGATGCAGCCGCTGGCCCCGTCGGCGACGGCGATCCGGGTCGGGCGGCTGTCCCGGGCGATCGACTACGGCGACCCGGCGATCACCTGGACGAACGTCGTCGCCGACCTCGAGATGGTGCGGAAGGATCCGGACGGCGCCTCGGCGCGCGTCGCCGCGTTCACGCTGGACGGGGAGGTGGATCCGGCGGATGCCTTCGTCCTGTTGCCGGACATGCCCGCGCCGGAACTCGAGGACGACCTCACCGCGCGCGCCGCGACGCCCGGCCCGGTCACCATCCCGCCGCTCGAACCGCTGACCACCGGGCCGTCATGGTTCGACGCGGTCGACGCGAATCCCTTCCATGACGGGCTGCTCAGCGGACTTCGCGAGTACGCCGGCTGACGTCGTAGTCGAAGATCCAGTCGGTGCTGTGGTCGGCGGCGGCCTTGCGCAGGAAGATCGGCAGCATCAGGTCCCGGAGGGCCACCGCGATCCGGGACCTCGAGACGCGCTTCTGTTTGTCGATGCCGGCGGCGTAGGCGACCAGCGCTTCGGCGCGCTCACGACGGGCGTCCTCGTACCGCTGGAAGGCTTGTTCTACATCGCTCCGCTGTAGCTCGTCGGCGAGGACGGCCGCGTCCTCGAGGGCCATCGAGGCGCCCTGGCCGGCCGACGGGCTGGTCGCGTGGACGGCGTCCCCGAGCAGGACCGCGCGGTCCTGCCACCACGGCCGCACCTTCGGGAGCCGGAAGATCGGGTACACCGTGAGCGGACCGGGCGTGGCGGCGAGGATGTCCGGCACCGGCGCCGGGTCGTCCGCGTGCAGCTCCCGCAGGCGTGCGAGCCAGTCCTCGGAGGTGGCTGCCGTTGGTGGTGCGTCGGCGGTGAGATTCGCGAACCAGTAGACGGTGCCGTCGTCGCGCACCAGGTACCCGAAGAACGACCTGGCACCGAAGACGAAGTGCTGGAAGCCGGGCGTCGGCTCGAGTCCGGGGACGCGGGCGAAACCGCCGGTGCCGAGGAGGCCGCTGAAGCTCGGGGCGGCGTCCGGTGCCACGTAGCGCCGTACGACGGATCCGACACCGTCGGCGCCGATGACGATGTCGCCGTCCTCTTCAGTGCCGTCACTGAACCGGACCGTGACGCCGTCCTTGTGCTGACGGATCTCCTCCAGACGGCGGCCGTAGGTCAGCTTCACGCCTGCTTCCTCGGCTCCGTCGCGGATCACCTCGTGCAGCCAGGAGCGTCGTACGACGATGCCGCCGTCCTCAGGGCGTTCGGCCGGTCCGTTCGGTACGACGCCGAGCTGCTTGCCGCGGCCACTCCACATCGCCATCCGGGGAGCGTGGTGCGCGTCGGACCGGAGACGCTCGTCGAGGCCGAGGGTCGCGAGGACGCGTTGGCCGTTGACGGCGACGTTCAGGAACAGGCCTGCGAAGGGGTCAGGCTCGCTGCGCGCCTCGAAGACCGGGGCGTCCCAGCCGCTGCGGGTCAGCAGGGTCGCGACGGCAGGGCCGGCGACGCCGCCGCCGATGACTAGGGCCTTCGGCATACTCGCTCCTCGTGAGATGTGCTCGCACTCATATTATCTCGCTTAGCGAGAGAATATCTTGAGGAGATATCAATGAGCAACCGGGCGTCACTACTGGACGACTCGACGCGCCTGATGCGCGACTTCATGACGTATGCCGTGCTGTTCCAGGACGCGGTCGCGCGGGCCGCCGGGCTGACCGCCAGCGATCTGCAGGCGCTCGGCCTGCTGATCAACGAGGGGCCGACGTCGACCGGGACGCTGGCCAGCCGGACCGGGATCAGCGCTGGTGGCGGGATTACTCAGCTGGTCGACCGACTCGAGAGTGCGGGCTTCGTGCGACGGGAGCGGAGTGCGACGGACAGGCGGCGGGTGCTCGTCGCGCCGGTGGTCGACGAGGTCCAGCGGCGGGTGGGGCCGCTGTACGCGCGGATCGCCTCGGAGTGGGAGACGTATCTGTCCACGCTGTCCGACGACGACCTGCGGGTGTGCGTCGACTTCATGGCGGCCGCTGTGGAGATCAATCGGCGGCATGTCGAGGACTCGGCGTAGTTATCCACATACTCGAAGTCACCGGTCCCGCGCGGGGCGAATCGCGGCACTCTCTTGGGCATGGGAGATCGCAGGGATTCGCAGGGCGTTTCGCAGGGAGTGGAGAACGGATGGGTGATCTCGACTGTGATCCGGCGGACGTGACCGCGCTGGTCGCGTACCTCCGGGACATCGGGCAGCGGGAACTACTGAGCTTGGAGGAGGTGAACGAGCACTCGTACTGGATCGAGGCCGGGCTGCTCGCGGCCGAGCGGCTGCGCGGCGATCCGGGGCGGCCCGACGCGGGCGAACTTCGGCAAGT containing:
- a CDS encoding uracil-DNA glycosylase family protein, whose product is MGDFDPGPPAAVARHFGKVPSYADFRQFFWHDWGPVFYRGRLNRSARLLAIASDPGPTERVAGRTLVGDAGQRVQGFLTKLGLTRSYALVNAYAYALRPSRAQQAAPLLSRLDHLAWRNTLLELITGPQLQAIVAFGAQARSAVRLWADKPDVPVFEVPHPSSRSPQALVDSWREAITDLRAIVTPDPDGDNAVPNYGAKFAESDYAPVPQADLPFGVPSWLGDDAWGRKDKPRHNNCVERPATDLLNTLVWRAPKLG
- a CDS encoding amidohydrolase family protein, with the protein product MFVLRGTVVTMRPDGAVLHGGAVYVGDDGLIAAVTPVDAVPPGFGNAPRIAAGGLIFPGLIDLHSHLMYNSLPLWTEPSRTVPWTSHNQWGRAPTYSAQISQPARLLGAAAGRALLRYVETRAIIGGTTSIQGNPRGAVPPDNDLIRNVDSEKLGTAEDFIRVSTLVAESKEALAPYAAAVAAGRGFIAHSAEGSDPKLRSEFRLLAEVGVVTPQLVAIHGGALNAEDFAALKAGNSSLVWSPFSNLWLYGATADVRAAQAAGVRLCLGSDWGPSGTRNVLWELKVADLWNKAHSVFTDEELARMVTANPGDALTEVWPHPVGRLERGALADLVVVRRSPGSPYRSLIEATETDVRLVVVGGRARYGLRSMMQPLAPSATAIRVGRLSRAIDYGDPAITWTNVVADLEMVRKDPDGASARVAAFTLDGEVDPADAFVLLPDMPAPELEDDLTARAATPGPVTIPPLEPLTTGPSWFDAVDANPFHDGLLSGLREYAG
- a CDS encoding FAD-dependent monooxygenase, with amino-acid sequence MPKALVIGGGVAGPAVATLLTRSGWDAPVFEARSEPDPFAGLFLNVAVNGQRVLATLGLDERLRSDAHHAPRMAMWSGRGKQLGVVPNGPAERPEDGGIVVRRSWLHEVIRDGAEEAGVKLTYGRRLEEIRQHKDGVTVRFSDGTEEDGDIVIGADGVGSVVRRYVAPDAAPSFSGLLGTGGFARVPGLEPTPGFQHFVFGARSFFGYLVRDDGTVYWFANLTADAPPTAATSEDWLARLRELHADDPAPVPDILAATPGPLTVYPIFRLPKVRPWWQDRAVLLGDAVHATSPSAGQGASMALEDAAVLADELQRSDVEQAFQRYEDARRERAEALVAYAAGIDKQKRVSRSRIAVALRDLMLPIFLRKAAADHSTDWIFDYDVSRRTREVR
- a CDS encoding MarR family transcriptional regulator encodes the protein MSNRASLLDDSTRLMRDFMTYAVLFQDAVARAAGLTASDLQALGLLINEGPTSTGTLASRTGISAGGGITQLVDRLESAGFVRRERSATDRRRVLVAPVVDEVQRRVGPLYARIASEWETYLSTLSDDDLRVCVDFMAAAVEINRRHVEDSA